A genomic region of Herbaspirillum sp. DW155 contains the following coding sequences:
- a CDS encoding antiactivator of flagellar biosynthesis FleN protein, producing the protein MLERPVPRLFTFFSVLGEEEKSAMLINLAASLSQAKHSVLVVDGDVASTGLLTRIGLRHDVATLQEVARMERPLTEAKRLLPEGFSMARIARRSVPSATDPHAGRLAEIFDTLIEQAEITLVNGVLASDLSLPVPTMEMGEIVIQVSTTASSIKSAYALLKSLSDRIGRRPFSLIVNDATEAEARTVYANMAQAASRYLAAQLNFMGAIPADDHIRRATGQGRAVRDVFPFAGAALAFQRLSKRFAAGSDAARSTYGMATDGASLGV; encoded by the coding sequence ATGCTGGAGCGTCCGGTGCCCAGGCTCTTTACTTTCTTTTCGGTGCTGGGCGAGGAAGAGAAGAGTGCCATGCTCATCAATCTGGCAGCGTCTCTGTCGCAGGCCAAGCACAGCGTGCTGGTGGTGGATGGCGATGTGGCCAGCACGGGTCTGTTGACCCGGATCGGCCTGCGTCACGATGTGGCCACCCTGCAGGAAGTGGCCCGCATGGAACGCCCCCTGACCGAAGCCAAACGGCTGTTGCCGGAGGGTTTTTCGATGGCGCGCATCGCCCGCCGCAGCGTGCCTTCGGCGACCGATCCCCATGCGGGACGGCTGGCCGAGATATTCGACACCCTCATCGAGCAGGCCGAGATCACCCTGGTCAATGGCGTGCTGGCAAGCGACCTGTCGCTGCCGGTGCCGACCATGGAGATGGGCGAGATCGTGATCCAGGTGTCGACCACGGCGTCCTCGATCAAATCGGCCTATGCGCTCCTGAAGAGCCTGAGCGACCGCATCGGCCGCCGTCCCTTCAGTCTCATCGTCAACGATGCCACCGAGGCCGAAGCCCGGACCGTCTACGCCAACATGGCCCAGGCCGCCAGCCGCTACCTGGCTGCGCAGTTGAATTTCATGGGGGCGATTCCGGCCGATGATCATATTCGCCGCGCCACCGGCCAGGGCCGCGCGGTGCGCGACGTCTTCCCCTTTGCCGGGGCGGCGCTGGCGTTCCAGCGCTTGTCCAAGCGCTTCGCCGCGGGTTCGGATGCGGCCCGCAGTACGTATGGCATGGCCACCGACGGTGCCAGCCTGGGAGTGTGA
- the flgA gene encoding flagellar basal body P-ring formation chaperone FlgA, which yields MKHPLRALRHTFAALALLVAGLGAVVPAHAQNTPNTPAKQDLQALQQVAEQFLKGQTASLPGSVTVTIDPVDPRLTLAACLEPQAFTPNGGRLFGRTTVGVKCVAPSPWTIYLRANVQVISDYLVAAVPLAQGQTISASDITRIRGDMSALPSGVITEESQVIGRVASMSLRAGMPLRMDAVRNQRVVQQGQAVRVISTGPGFQISTEARAMTNADEGQMAQARTANGQVVSGIAKAGGILEINY from the coding sequence ATGAAACACCCTCTCCGCGCCCTGCGCCACACCTTCGCCGCCCTCGCCTTGCTGGTGGCTGGCCTGGGCGCTGTTGTGCCTGCCCACGCCCAGAACACCCCCAACACGCCGGCCAAACAGGATTTGCAAGCCCTGCAACAAGTGGCGGAGCAATTCCTCAAAGGCCAGACGGCCAGCCTGCCCGGTAGCGTCACGGTGACCATCGATCCGGTCGATCCGCGCCTGACCCTGGCCGCCTGCTTAGAGCCGCAAGCCTTCACGCCCAATGGCGGACGCCTGTTCGGCCGCACCACGGTGGGCGTGAAGTGCGTGGCCCCCTCGCCGTGGACCATCTATCTGCGTGCCAACGTGCAGGTGATCTCGGACTACCTGGTCGCGGCCGTCCCGCTGGCCCAGGGCCAGACCATCAGCGCCAGCGACATCACCCGTATCCGCGGCGACATGTCGGCCCTGCCCAGCGGCGTGATCACCGAGGAATCCCAGGTCATCGGACGGGTGGCCAGCATGTCCCTGCGCGCCGGCATGCCGCTGCGCATGGACGCCGTGCGCAACCAGCGCGTGGTGCAGCAAGGCCAGGCGGTGCGGGTGATCTCGACCGGTCCGGGCTTCCAGATTTCGACCGAGGCGCGCGCCATGACCAATGCCGACGAAGGCCAGATGGCCCAGGCCCGCACGGCGAACGGACAAGTGGTCAGCGGTATCGCCAAGGCGGGCGGGATTCTGGAGATCAACTACTGA
- a CDS encoding flagellar hook assembly protein FlgD — MAIVSSDLLNSMNGTSSSSSTSSTSTSSLDNNSPDAIQNRFLTLLIAQMKNQDPSNPMDNSQMTTQMAQLSTVSGIAQLNSTLSTLMGNLSSSQALSTADMIGHSVLAPGNSIQLTTDTSKDASGNTVTSQKAVFGVNLSGTASSVVVTIKDSSGAVVHTTDLGTQAAGVVPVIWDGSNDAGGKVADGNYTFTVNASNNGTAVTSTALSFGTVSSVSTASDGVKLNVTNVGTIKPTDVVQIL; from the coding sequence ATGGCAATCGTCTCCAGTGACCTGCTCAACTCAATGAATGGCACGAGCAGCAGCTCGTCCACCAGTTCCACCAGCACTTCCAGCCTCGACAACAACAGCCCGGATGCGATCCAGAACCGCTTCCTGACGCTGTTGATCGCGCAGATGAAGAACCAGGATCCCAGCAACCCGATGGACAATTCGCAGATGACCACGCAGATGGCGCAGCTGTCGACCGTCTCCGGCATCGCCCAGCTCAACAGCACGCTGTCCACGCTGATGGGCAATCTGAGCTCCTCGCAAGCGCTGTCGACGGCCGACATGATCGGTCACAGCGTTCTGGCGCCGGGCAACAGCATCCAGCTGACCACCGATACCAGCAAGGACGCCAGCGGTAACACCGTCACCAGCCAGAAGGCCGTGTTCGGTGTGAACCTGTCCGGTACGGCTTCCTCGGTGGTGGTGACCATCAAGGATTCCAGCGGCGCCGTGGTGCATACCACCGATCTTGGCACCCAGGCTGCCGGTGTCGTGCCGGTGATCTGGGATGGTTCCAATGATGCAGGCGGCAAGGTGGCCGATGGCAATTACACCTTCACCGTCAATGCTTCCAACAACGGCACCGCCGTCACCAGTACGGCACTGTCCTTCGGCACCGTCTCCAGCGTCTCTACTGCGTCGGATGGCGTCAAGCTCAATGTCACCAACGTCGGCACCATCAAGCCGACCGACGTTGTGCAAATTCTTTAA
- the flgG gene encoding flagellar basal-body rod protein FlgG: MIRSLWISKTGLDAQQTQLDVISNNLANVSTNGFKRSRAVFEDLLYQTVRQPGAQSSQQTQLPSGLQIGTGVRPVATERIFTQGNVNQTNNDKDLAIQGNGFFQILLPDGTTAYTRDGSFQTDNQGQLVTSSGYTLQPPITVPLNTTKLTVGRDGTVSIMQAGSTATTQIGTIQVATFINPAGLESRGENLYVETAASGTPNPNTPGTNGAGALWQGYVETSNVNVVEELVNMIQTQRAYEINSKAITTSDQMLAKLSQL; this comes from the coding sequence ATGATTCGTTCCCTGTGGATTTCCAAGACCGGCCTGGACGCGCAACAGACGCAACTGGACGTGATCTCCAACAACCTGGCCAACGTCAGCACCAACGGTTTCAAGCGTTCGCGCGCCGTGTTCGAAGACCTGTTGTACCAGACCGTGCGCCAGCCCGGCGCCCAGTCCTCGCAGCAGACGCAATTGCCCTCGGGTCTGCAGATCGGTACCGGCGTGCGTCCGGTGGCGACCGAACGCATCTTCACCCAGGGCAACGTCAACCAGACCAACAATGACAAGGATCTGGCGATCCAGGGCAATGGTTTCTTCCAGATCCTGCTGCCCGACGGCACCACCGCCTATACCCGTGACGGTTCCTTCCAGACCGACAACCAGGGGCAGCTGGTGACTTCCAGCGGCTACACCCTGCAGCCGCCGATCACCGTACCGCTCAACACCACCAAGCTGACCGTGGGCCGCGACGGTACCGTCTCGATCATGCAGGCCGGCTCGACCGCCACCACCCAGATCGGTACCATCCAGGTCGCCACCTTCATCAACCCGGCCGGCCTGGAAAGCCGTGGCGAGAACCTGTACGTGGAAACCGCCGCCTCCGGTACGCCCAACCCCAATACCCCGGGTACCAACGGTGCCGGTGCGCTGTGGCAGGGTTACGTGGAAACCTCCAACGTCAACGTGGTGGAAGAACTGGTCAACATGATCCAGACCCAACGCGCCTATGAAATCAACAGCAAGGCCATCACCACGTCCGATCAGATGCTGGCCAAGCTGTCGCAGCTGTAA
- the flgB gene encoding flagellar basal body rod protein FlgB, which yields MVSKLDDYFRFNELALNLRAQRQQVLASNIANADTPNYKARDVNFADALQNALENKSNTMPPLQLERTAATHVAGTAPDNGPGSIGGTALQYRTPAQGSVDGNTVDLDVERNEFVDNGIRYEAGVTAVNGQIKAMLNAIQPG from the coding sequence ATGGTCTCTAAGCTCGACGACTACTTCCGTTTCAACGAACTGGCGCTGAACCTGCGGGCCCAGCGTCAGCAGGTGCTGGCGTCCAACATCGCCAACGCGGATACGCCCAACTACAAGGCGCGTGACGTCAACTTTGCCGATGCGCTCCAGAACGCGCTGGAGAACAAGTCTAACACCATGCCGCCGCTGCAGCTGGAGCGTACCGCCGCCACCCACGTGGCCGGGACCGCGCCCGACAATGGTCCGGGCAGCATCGGCGGTACGGCCCTGCAATACCGCACGCCGGCCCAGGGCAGCGTGGACGGCAACACCGTCGACCTCGATGTGGAACGCAATGAATTCGTCGACAACGGCATCCGCTATGAAGCCGGCGTCACCGCTGTGAACGGCCAGATCAAGGCCATGCTCAACGCCATCCAACCGGGTTGA
- a CDS encoding flagellar basal body L-ring protein FlgH, whose protein sequence is MMNILKLAAIAGVLSLNACTTVPDSIVTGPKTARPQPASYAPPTSGAIFQSAVYRPLLEDRRARLVGDTITIVINEKTSAAKSAASSASKTGAVASPAPTIFGTSIKELSATGSSSAKFDDKGATTSSNTFTGTIGVTVIEVLPNGNLVVSGEKQVALDKGVEYVRFSGTVSPDNIQTGNTVSSTLVADAKVEYRTNTRVDMADFMSSLGRFFFSVSPF, encoded by the coding sequence ATGATGAACATACTGAAATTGGCCGCCATCGCGGGCGTGTTGAGTTTGAACGCTTGCACCACCGTGCCCGACAGTATCGTGACCGGTCCCAAGACGGCGCGTCCGCAGCCGGCCTCCTATGCGCCACCGACTTCCGGCGCGATCTTCCAGTCGGCGGTGTACCGCCCCTTGCTGGAAGACCGCCGCGCACGCCTGGTGGGTGACACCATTACCATCGTCATCAACGAAAAGACCAGTGCCGCCAAGTCGGCCGCCAGTTCGGCCAGCAAGACCGGTGCCGTGGCTTCGCCGGCACCGACCATTTTTGGTACCTCGATCAAGGAATTGTCGGCCACCGGCAGTTCCTCGGCCAAGTTCGATGACAAGGGCGCCACCACTTCCAGCAACACCTTCACCGGCACCATCGGCGTGACCGTGATCGAGGTGCTGCCCAACGGCAATCTGGTGGTCTCGGGTGAAAAGCAGGTGGCGCTGGACAAGGGCGTCGAGTACGTGCGTTTCTCCGGTACCGTCAGCCCCGACAACATCCAGACCGGCAATACCGTTTCCTCGACCCTGGTGGCCGACGCCAAGGTCGAATACCGTACCAATACCCGGGTGGACATGGCTGACTTCATGTCTTCACTGGGCCGATTCTTCTTTAGCGTTTCTCCTTTCTGA
- the flgE gene encoding flagellar hook protein FlgE produces MSFQQGLSGLNGAAKSLDVIGNNVANASTVGFKQSQTQFADMYANSMNRSGNSPVGIGVAVADVSQQFTQGNISSSNNPLDIAINGDGFFQMASSPTNLSPMYGRNGQFQLDKNGYIVNPSMNGAYLMGWAAGTSGGDPVPLQIDTSAIAATPTTSISTKVNLDSRLSKPTTTPFNAADPTTYNNSTGVTIYDSLGNPYSVQTYYVKHDPDTTVTPPTTSWDVYAKVGNNTLVTTSGGTTPLSLGTLKFDSTGALISGGTMSIDLTATGANSNVAAGGGNFASAISLSYTGSTQTGSAFVNLAQSQNGMPPGTLSSFSIDKDGTIVGSYSNQQTKNLGNVVLVNFANPNGLQPLGNNLYSASSAAGSPLVGKPTTGTFGTLQARAVEDSNVDLTAELVNMIVAQRVYQANSQTIKVQDTVLQTLVSLR; encoded by the coding sequence ATGAGTTTTCAGCAAGGTCTGAGTGGTCTGAACGGCGCAGCCAAGAGCCTGGACGTCATCGGTAATAACGTGGCCAACGCCAGTACGGTCGGTTTCAAGCAGTCGCAGACGCAATTTGCCGACATGTACGCCAATTCGATGAACCGCTCGGGCAACTCGCCCGTCGGTATCGGCGTGGCCGTGGCCGATGTGTCGCAACAGTTCACCCAGGGCAATATCAGCTCGTCCAACAACCCGCTGGATATCGCCATCAATGGTGACGGTTTCTTCCAGATGGCTTCCTCGCCGACCAACCTGTCGCCGATGTACGGACGTAACGGCCAGTTCCAGCTGGATAAAAATGGCTACATCGTGAACCCCAGCATGAATGGCGCCTACCTGATGGGTTGGGCTGCCGGTACCTCGGGCGGCGATCCGGTGCCGCTGCAGATCGATACGTCGGCCATTGCCGCGACCCCGACGACTTCCATCAGCACCAAGGTCAACCTGGATTCGCGCCTGAGCAAGCCGACCACCACGCCCTTCAATGCAGCCGATCCGACTACCTACAACAACTCGACCGGCGTCACCATCTATGACAGCCTGGGTAATCCGTACAGCGTGCAGACTTATTACGTCAAGCACGATCCGGACACTACCGTGACCCCGCCGACGACGAGTTGGGATGTGTATGCCAAGGTCGGTAACAACACGCTGGTGACCACTAGCGGTGGTACTACCCCCTTGTCCCTGGGTACGCTCAAATTTGACTCTACCGGCGCCCTGATCAGCGGCGGCACGATGAGCATCGATTTGACCGCGACCGGGGCGAACTCCAACGTGGCTGCTGGCGGCGGCAATTTTGCCAGTGCCATCAGCCTGAGCTACACCGGCTCAACCCAGACCGGCTCGGCCTTCGTCAACCTGGCACAGAGCCAGAACGGCATGCCGCCGGGCACGCTGTCGAGCTTCTCGATCGACAAGGACGGCACCATCGTCGGCTCCTACAGCAACCAGCAAACCAAGAACCTGGGCAACGTGGTACTGGTGAACTTCGCCAACCCGAACGGCCTGCAGCCGCTGGGCAACAACCTGTATTCGGCCTCGTCTGCTGCCGGCAGCCCCCTGGTCGGCAAGCCGACCACCGGCACCTTCGGTACCCTGCAGGCGCGTGCAGTGGAAGACTCCAACGTCGACCTGACCGCCGAGCTGGTCAACATGATCGTGGCCCAGCGCGTCTACCAGGCCAACTCGCAGACCATCAAGGTGCAGGACACCGTGCTGCAGACCCTGGTCAGCCTGCGCTGA
- a CDS encoding flagellar protein FlgN → MNPASKLSLEHAALSRLVEKLNQEQALLAEATAEGLTDIISEKAAIVAEMSTLAGNRHALLGSLGYSADESGMQAWMNEQASEADREIWASLFELAQDAKELNRVNGLLIGKKLSINQSALTILQGKTGTGNFYGPDGQNSIRSSGRRLGVV, encoded by the coding sequence ATGAACCCGGCCAGCAAACTCTCTCTGGAACACGCCGCCCTGTCGCGCCTGGTGGAAAAACTGAACCAGGAACAGGCGCTGCTGGCCGAAGCCACGGCCGAAGGCCTGACCGACATCATTTCCGAAAAAGCCGCCATCGTCGCCGAGATGTCCACCCTGGCCGGCAACCGCCATGCCCTGCTGGGCAGCCTGGGCTACAGCGCCGATGAGAGCGGCATGCAGGCGTGGATGAATGAACAGGCCAGCGAAGCCGATCGCGAGATCTGGGCCAGCCTGTTCGAACTGGCGCAGGATGCCAAGGAACTGAACCGCGTCAACGGCCTGCTGATCGGCAAGAAGCTCTCCATCAACCAGAGCGCGCTGACCATCCTGCAAGGCAAGACCGGCACCGGCAATTTCTACGGGCCGGACGGCCAGAACAGCATCCGCTCCTCCGGCCGCAGGCTGGGCGTCGTGTAA
- the flgC gene encoding flagellar basal body rod protein FlgC: MSLSNIFNVAGSAMSAQSQRLNATASNIANADSATSPDGTPYKAKQVVFEAVPVGGIKDSGVKVAAVVEDQAPPKLVYDPKHPMADGNGYVAMPNVNPVEEMVNMISASRSYQTNVETMNTAKAMLVKTLTIGQ, from the coding sequence ATGTCCCTTTCCAACATCTTCAACGTCGCCGGCTCGGCCATGAGCGCCCAGTCGCAGCGACTCAATGCCACCGCCAGCAATATCGCCAACGCCGACAGTGCCACCAGCCCGGACGGCACGCCCTACAAGGCGAAGCAGGTGGTCTTCGAAGCGGTGCCGGTGGGCGGCATCAAGGACAGCGGCGTCAAGGTCGCGGCCGTGGTCGAGGACCAGGCCCCGCCCAAGCTGGTCTATGACCCCAAGCATCCCATGGCCGACGGCAATGGCTACGTGGCCATGCCCAACGTCAATCCGGTCGAGGAAATGGTCAACATGATCTCGGCTTCCCGTTCTTACCAGACCAATGTGGAAACGATGAACACGGCCAAGGCCATGCTCGTCAAGACCCTTACCATCGGCCAATAA
- a CDS encoding RNA polymerase sigma factor FliA: protein MYNVKGKKGKNDVLEQHAPLVKKLAHQLKAKLPPSVEVDDLIQAGMMGLLDAVNRYEETHGAQFETYAVQRIRGAMLDELRSSDWLPRSIRQNARKVEEAMQTLLQQLGRQPQEAEVAQHMKISLADYQALLTDCGGHQLIYYEDFHDEDGGHEHFLDRYQAGESDDDPLQSLIDGGFREAVVDSIKALPEREQILMALYYEQEMNLKEIGAVMGVSESRVCQLHSQAISRMRSYLREHSWSGVA from the coding sequence ATGTATAACGTCAAGGGAAAGAAGGGCAAGAACGACGTGCTGGAGCAGCATGCGCCGCTGGTCAAGAAGCTGGCGCATCAGCTCAAGGCCAAGCTGCCCCCTAGCGTAGAGGTGGACGACCTGATCCAGGCCGGCATGATGGGCCTGCTCGACGCCGTGAACCGCTACGAGGAAACCCACGGCGCCCAGTTCGAGACCTATGCGGTGCAGCGCATCCGCGGCGCCATGCTGGATGAGCTGCGCAGCAGCGACTGGCTGCCGCGCAGCATCCGCCAGAACGCCCGCAAGGTCGAAGAGGCCATGCAGACCCTGCTGCAGCAACTGGGCCGCCAGCCCCAGGAGGCGGAGGTAGCGCAGCACATGAAGATCAGCCTGGCCGATTACCAGGCGCTGTTGACCGACTGCGGCGGCCATCAGCTCATCTATTACGAGGATTTCCACGACGAGGACGGCGGTCATGAGCATTTCCTGGATCGTTACCAGGCCGGGGAGAGCGATGACGATCCCTTGCAGAGCCTGATCGATGGCGGTTTCCGCGAAGCCGTGGTGGATTCCATCAAGGCCTTGCCCGAGCGCGAGCAGATCCTGATGGCCCTGTACTACGAGCAGGAAATGAACCTGAAGGAAATCGGCGCGGTCATGGGCGTCTCCGAGTCGCGCGTGTGCCAGTTGCACAGCCAGGCCATTTCGCGCATGCGCTCGTATCTGCGCGAGCATTCCTGGAGCGGGGTGGCCTGA
- the flgF gene encoding flagellar basal-body rod protein FlgF, with product MDRLVYTAMSGAKHTLEQQASASNNLANATTTGFRAQLNTFRSAPVVGEGLATRAFVVDSTAGSDFSQGPIQDTGRALDVAVQGRGWIAVQTADGGEAYTRNGSLKINANGILQTQNGQTVLGDGGPITIAPDTTVAIAADGTVSSIPTNGIPNAVNVLGRIKLVNPDEKNLKRGDDGLFRTITGAAQPDANVRLASGALEGSNVNVVEAMVNMINLSRQFEMNMKAIQTAESDATKATSILSLS from the coding sequence ATGGATCGTCTGGTCTATACAGCGATGTCGGGCGCCAAGCACACGCTTGAGCAACAAGCCAGCGCCAGCAACAACCTGGCCAATGCCACGACCACGGGTTTTCGCGCCCAATTGAATACCTTCCGTTCGGCACCGGTGGTGGGTGAAGGCCTGGCCACGCGCGCCTTCGTGGTGGACTCTACCGCCGGCAGCGATTTTTCCCAGGGGCCGATCCAGGATACCGGCCGGGCGCTGGATGTGGCGGTGCAGGGCCGTGGCTGGATCGCGGTGCAGACCGCCGACGGCGGCGAAGCCTACACCCGTAACGGCAGCCTGAAGATCAACGCCAATGGCATCCTGCAGACCCAGAACGGCCAGACCGTGCTGGGTGATGGCGGTCCGATCACCATTGCGCCCGATACCACGGTGGCCATTGCCGCCGATGGAACGGTGTCTTCGATCCCGACCAACGGTATCCCCAATGCGGTCAACGTGCTGGGTCGCATCAAGCTGGTCAATCCGGACGAAAAGAACCTCAAGCGCGGCGATGACGGCCTGTTTCGCACCATCACCGGCGCGGCCCAGCCCGACGCCAACGTGCGCCTGGCCAGCGGTGCGCTGGAAGGCAGCAACGTGAACGTGGTGGAGGCGATGGTCAACATGATCAATCTGTCGCGCCAGTTCGAAATGAACATGAAAGCGATCCAGACCGCCGAAAGCGATGCGACCAAGGCGACCTCGATCCTGTCGCTGTCCTGA
- the flgM gene encoding flagellar biosynthesis anti-sigma factor FlgM, producing MNVNDALKSTTLNTEQTQARTNTPAGTAAGNGAGAAPAASDSVRLSSTYQALDVNGSNSSSSFDAQKVADIKAAIANGTFQINPDKIANGVINTAQNLINARQA from the coding sequence GTGAACGTTAACGACGCACTCAAATCCACGACCCTCAACACCGAGCAGACGCAGGCTCGCACCAATACTCCTGCCGGGACCGCTGCAGGCAATGGGGCAGGTGCCGCGCCCGCCGCTTCGGACAGCGTGCGCCTGTCCAGCACCTATCAGGCGCTGGACGTCAACGGCAGCAACAGCAGCTCCAGCTTTGACGCTCAGAAAGTGGCCGACATCAAGGCGGCCATCGCCAACGGCACCTTCCAGATCAACCCGGACAAGATCGCCAATGGCGTGATCAATACCGCCCAGAACCTCATCAACGCCCGCCAGGCTTGA
- a CDS encoding IS1182 family transposase, translated as MLKKPTAAQHELEMVTIEMLVPKDHLLRKIDAAVDFEFIREKVAHLYCADNGRPALDPVVLFKLLFIGYLFGIRSERQLIREVQVNVAYRWFAGFRLTDKVPDSSTFSQNRRRRFIDTTVYQDIFDEIVRQAIGRGMVDGRVLYSDSTHLKANANKNKFDYVQVAQTPSAYLAELDAAVDIDRAEHGKKPLKRDDDDEPPTKEIKVSRTDPESGYMVRDDKPKGFFYLDHRTVDAKHCIITDTHVTPASVHDSQPYLARLDRQRQTFGFDVQAVGLDAGYFTPAVCQGLENREISGVMGYRTPNHKPGTFFKRAYEYDAYRDEYICPQGQSLHYSTTNRQGYREYKSKPEQCRGCKVREQCTNSANAVKVVTRHVWERSKEKVDDRRRTEWGKRIYARRKETVERSFADAKQLHGHRYARMRGLRKVAEQCLLAAAAQNMKKIALLVARLRALLPGLNAYASVQKWLQRKMSALLGFCAIDHLQITCA; from the coding sequence ATGCTCAAAAAACCGACAGCCGCCCAGCACGAGTTAGAGATGGTGACCATCGAGATGCTCGTGCCCAAGGACCACCTGCTGCGCAAGATCGACGCGGCGGTGGATTTCGAGTTCATCCGCGAGAAGGTGGCGCATCTGTATTGCGCCGACAATGGCCGCCCGGCACTGGACCCGGTGGTACTCTTCAAGCTCTTGTTCATCGGCTACCTCTTCGGTATCCGCAGCGAGCGCCAGCTCATCCGCGAGGTCCAGGTCAACGTGGCCTATCGCTGGTTTGCCGGATTCCGTCTGACCGACAAGGTGCCGGACTCCTCCACCTTCTCCCAGAACCGGCGCCGCCGCTTCATTGATACCACCGTCTATCAAGACATCTTCGACGAGATCGTGCGCCAGGCCATTGGACGCGGCATGGTCGATGGCCGTGTGCTCTACAGCGACAGCACCCACCTCAAGGCCAACGCCAACAAGAACAAGTTCGACTACGTTCAAGTTGCCCAGACACCCTCGGCCTATCTGGCCGAACTGGATGCGGCTGTGGATATCGACCGTGCCGAGCATGGCAAGAAGCCGCTCAAACGTGACGATGATGATGAGCCGCCCACCAAAGAGATCAAGGTTAGTCGCACCGATCCCGAGAGCGGCTACATGGTGCGCGACGACAAGCCCAAGGGCTTCTTCTACCTGGATCACCGCACCGTCGATGCCAAGCATTGCATCATTACCGATACCCATGTCACGCCCGCCTCAGTCCATGACAGTCAACCTTATCTGGCACGCCTGGATCGTCAGCGCCAGACGTTCGGATTTGATGTACAGGCCGTTGGCCTGGATGCTGGCTATTTCACACCGGCCGTCTGCCAGGGACTGGAGAATCGCGAGATCAGCGGCGTGATGGGCTACCGCACACCCAACCACAAGCCGGGGACATTCTTTAAACGGGCGTATGAGTACGATGCCTACCGTGACGAATACATCTGCCCGCAGGGCCAGTCCTTGCACTACAGCACCACCAATCGGCAGGGGTATCGGGAATACAAATCCAAGCCTGAACAATGCCGGGGCTGCAAGGTACGCGAGCAATGCACCAATAGCGCCAATGCGGTCAAGGTGGTGACGCGCCATGTGTGGGAGCGTTCCAAGGAGAAGGTGGATGATCGGCGTCGTACCGAATGGGGCAAGCGCATCTATGCCCGACGCAAGGAAACGGTAGAACGCAGCTTCGCCGACGCCAAGCAATTGCACGGACATCGCTATGCCCGCATGCGCGGCTTGCGCAAGGTCGCCGAGCAGTGCTTGTTGGCGGCGGCGGCCCAGAACATGAAGAAGATTGCCCTGCTGGTGGCGCGCTTGCGCGCGCTTTTACCGGGCTTGAACGCCTATGCCAGCGTACAAAAGTGGCTACAGAGAAAAATGAGCGCATTGCTTGGCTTCTGCGCCATCGACCATCTGCAAATTACCTGCGCCTGA